In Verrucomicrobiia bacterium, one DNA window encodes the following:
- a CDS encoding NADH-quinone oxidoreductase subunit M — protein sequence MSTLTYILGWPLLAAVVLAFVPRNYRFVMRLVALGATAISALLAIKMFLLFPGAEANADGYRFVQQLPWVESLGISYFVGVDGINVGLVLMGAIVAFAAACCSWEIKEREKEFYILLLVMTGGILGAFASLDLFFFYFFHELALVPTFIMIGVWGRGEQKNFATFQITLYLSVGALIALAGLILLYLQVPEAQRTFSIPGLVAFFHENPMGPGAQRIIFPLLLFGFGILVSLWPFHSWAPLGYGSAPSPTAMLHAGVLKKFGLYGLIRVALPLMPEAAHGWMHVLAWLCLGNILWCGLTAMRQRDLNLLVGNSSVAHMGFIFLGIASLNLIGVTGAVFVMIAHGFLAALTFGLTGHLYHQTGTLEMKQLGGLLRKLPFIGAALVMAAMAGCGLPGFANFAGEVSVFFGAWSQPALRVVMVLAVWGAFIIGAVYMLRAVRTVLHGPEQAAWAGIADAGNLWRKLPFVVLLGALILFGFVPRLLTDKIKPAAEQIVAMANTVRDTSATEHPPMAGSQTASLVGDATTEVTR from the coding sequence ATGTCCACGTTGACCTACATCCTTGGCTGGCCGCTGTTGGCGGCGGTGGTGCTGGCGTTCGTGCCGCGCAATTACCGCTTCGTCATGCGTCTCGTCGCGCTCGGCGCCACGGCGATCTCGGCGCTGCTCGCGATCAAGATGTTCCTGCTCTTCCCCGGTGCCGAAGCCAATGCGGACGGCTACCGCTTCGTGCAACAGCTTCCGTGGGTGGAATCACTCGGCATCAGCTACTTCGTCGGCGTTGACGGCATCAATGTCGGACTCGTGCTCATGGGCGCGATCGTGGCCTTCGCGGCGGCGTGCTGCTCGTGGGAAATCAAGGAACGCGAGAAGGAATTTTACATCCTGCTGCTCGTCATGACCGGCGGCATCCTCGGCGCGTTCGCGTCGCTCGACCTGTTCTTCTTCTACTTCTTCCACGAACTGGCGCTGGTGCCAACGTTCATCATGATCGGCGTCTGGGGTCGCGGCGAGCAGAAGAACTTTGCCACGTTCCAGATCACGCTGTATCTCAGCGTCGGCGCGCTCATCGCCCTGGCGGGGCTGATCTTGCTTTACCTGCAGGTGCCCGAGGCGCAGCGCACCTTCAGCATTCCGGGCCTGGTTGCTTTCTTCCACGAGAATCCGATGGGGCCAGGCGCGCAACGCATCATCTTCCCGCTGCTGCTGTTCGGGTTTGGCATTCTCGTTTCACTCTGGCCGTTCCATTCGTGGGCGCCGCTGGGTTACGGTTCCGCGCCCTCCCCCACGGCGATGCTGCACGCGGGCGTATTGAAAAAGTTCGGTCTCTACGGCCTCATTCGCGTCGCCCTGCCGCTGATGCCGGAGGCGGCGCACGGCTGGATGCACGTTCTGGCGTGGCTTTGCCTCGGCAACATCCTGTGGTGCGGTCTCACGGCGATGCGCCAGCGGGATTTGAATTTGCTTGTCGGCAATTCCAGCGTGGCGCACATGGGTTTCATCTTTCTCGGCATTGCCAGCCTGAATCTCATCGGCGTCACGGGCGCAGTGTTCGTGATGATCGCGCACGGTTTCCTCGCGGCGCTGACCTTTGGCCTCACTGGCCATCTCTACCACCAGACCGGCACGCTGGAGATGAAGCAGCTGGGCGGCCTGCTGCGCAAACTGCCGTTCATTGGCGCGGCATTGGTCATGGCGGCCATGGCGGGCTGCGGCCTGCCGGGCTTCGCGAATTTCGCCGGCGAAGTCAGCGTGTTTTTCGGCGCCTGGAGCCAGCCGGCCCTGCGGGTGGTCATGGTGCTGGCCGTGTGGGGTGCTTTCATCATTGGCGCGGTTTACATGTTGCGCGCGGTGCGGACCGTGTTGCACGGACCGGAGCAAGCGGCGTGGGCGGGCATCGCCGATGCCGGCAACCTGTGGCGCAAGCTGCCGTTCGTCGTGCTGCTGGGTGCGCTGATTCTCTTTGGTTTCGTTCCGCGGTTGTTGACGGACAAGATCAAGCCCGCCGCGGAGCAGATTGTAGCGATGGCAAACACAGTGCGTGACACCAGTGCGACGGAACACCCACCCATGGCAGGTTCGCAAACAGCGTCGCTCGTTGGCGACGCCACGACGGAGGTCACGCGATGA
- a CDS encoding ferredoxin — MADKANKYPENAPGKYYVDNQCIDCDLCRETAPDNFKRNEDGGYSIVYKQPASPDEEARCKEAKEGCPVEAIGDDGE, encoded by the coding sequence ATGGCCGATAAAGCAAACAAATACCCCGAGAACGCGCCGGGCAAATATTACGTGGACAACCAGTGCATTGACTGCGACCTGTGCCGCGAAACTGCCCCGGACAATTTCAAACGCAACGAAGACGGTGGTTACTCCATCGTTTACAAGCAGCCCGCATCGCCGGATGAAGAGGCGCGCTGCAAGGAGGCCAAGGAAGGCTGCCCTGTTGAAGCCATCGGTGACGACGGCGAATAA
- a CDS encoding NADH-quinone oxidoreductase subunit N — protein MNVLLLKHELTLILLGVGVLLADLWLPAERKRNLGCLAAAGVGAILICSFLTPLPAEPQFAFGRMFVLDGMALFFKRFFLVATILVLLMAAEYSDRIAAGISEYYSLILFAAAGMMFAASANDFALLFVALELITVTFYVLVSFQRGRSTSLEAGVKYLIIGALSSAFMVFGIAFMYGTSGAFNFGDIAAKLAEPGANLAGNKLFLCGLLFLFVGLGFKISAVPFQIWAPDVYQGAPTPTTAFLAVGSKAAGFVLLLRVLFVAVPDVTAHWWKLLVVISALTILYGNLCALPQTNLKRLLGYSSISHAGYLLLGVAAASAAGQSAVLYYLGGYLFTVLAAFLVIALVLRETGAEDIEALAGLNQRSPLLAAALTFSMVSLAGIPPLAGFFGKFLLIKSALLAGAAHPAFYWLVAVALAGVVMSLAYYFGVVRAIYWGRAGRNLSELPMSLPAKTMVLVCMAGILFIGIYPSPLLRAAEAAVLALKG, from the coding sequence ATGAACGTTCTCCTGCTCAAACATGAATTGACGCTCATCCTGCTCGGCGTGGGCGTGCTGCTGGCGGACTTGTGGCTGCCGGCGGAGCGCAAGCGCAACCTGGGCTGCCTGGCGGCGGCGGGCGTGGGGGCCATTCTGATTTGCAGCTTCCTGACGCCGTTGCCGGCCGAACCCCAGTTCGCCTTTGGCCGCATGTTTGTGCTCGATGGCATGGCGCTCTTCTTCAAACGCTTTTTCCTCGTGGCGACCATTCTCGTGCTGCTCATGGCCGCGGAATACTCGGACCGCATCGCGGCGGGCATTTCGGAGTATTACTCGCTCATCCTGTTCGCCGCGGCGGGCATGATGTTCGCGGCCTCGGCCAACGACTTCGCGCTCCTGTTCGTTGCGCTCGAACTCATCACCGTGACGTTCTACGTGCTCGTCAGCTTTCAGCGCGGCCGCAGCACCTCGCTCGAAGCGGGCGTGAAGTATCTCATCATCGGCGCGCTGTCATCGGCGTTCATGGTCTTCGGCATTGCGTTCATGTATGGCACCAGCGGCGCGTTCAACTTCGGCGACATCGCCGCCAAGCTGGCGGAACCCGGCGCGAATCTGGCCGGCAACAAGCTCTTCCTCTGCGGCCTGCTTTTCCTGTTCGTCGGTCTTGGTTTCAAGATCTCGGCGGTGCCGTTCCAGATCTGGGCGCCGGACGTTTATCAAGGCGCGCCCACGCCAACGACGGCTTTCCTGGCGGTGGGCTCCAAAGCCGCCGGGTTTGTATTGCTGCTCCGTGTGCTGTTTGTCGCTGTGCCGGACGTGACAGCGCACTGGTGGAAACTGCTCGTGGTGATTTCCGCGCTGACCATTTTGTATGGCAACCTGTGTGCGCTGCCGCAAACAAACTTGAAACGGCTGCTGGGCTACTCGAGCATTTCCCACGCGGGCTACCTGCTGCTCGGCGTGGCGGCGGCCAGTGCGGCGGGGCAGTCGGCGGTGCTCTATTATCTCGGTGGCTACTTGTTCACGGTCCTGGCGGCCTTCCTGGTCATTGCTCTCGTGTTGCGCGAGACGGGCGCGGAAGACATCGAGGCGCTGGCCGGGCTGAACCAACGCTCGCCGCTGCTGGCGGCGGCGCTGACGTTCAGCATGGTTTCGCTGGCGGGCATTCCGCCGCTGGCAGGCTTTTTTGGCAAATTTCTGCTCATCAAGTCCGCCTTGCTGGCCGGGGCCGCCCACCCGGCCTTTTACTGGCTGGTCGCCGTGGCGCTGGCAGGCGTGGTGATGTCCCTGGCGTATTACTTTGGTGTAGTGCGGGCCATTTACTGGGGCCGGGCAGGGCGGAACTTGTCCGAACTGCCGATGTCGTTGCCCGCAAAGACGATGGTGTTGGTGTGCATGGCGGGCATCCTGTTCATTGGCATTTATCCCAGCCCGTTGCTGCGCGCCGCGGAGGCTGCGGTGCTTGCTTTGAAGGGCTGA